The segment CGCATCTTCCGTCTCATTTGCATGAACACGATTCCGTTGAAGCCCGTAGCGGAGACGTCGAACGATCTCGGAAAGCGCGTCAAGGCCGCGCGCCAGCAGCACGATTACACACTCGATGCGGCCAGCCGCGCTTGCGGCGTGTCGCGCTCGACGCTCTCGAAGATCGAGAACGGACTGATGTCGCCCACATTCGACGTGCTCCAGAAGATCGTTCACGGGCTGCGCATCGATCTGGGCGAACTGTTCGGCTCCACGCCGAAGCCGCTTGCGAGCGGCCGCCGCGCACTCACGCGCAAGGGGCACGGGCAACGGCATTCGTCCGGCTGCTACGAAATGGAGCTGCTCGCCACCGAACTCGCCCAAAAAGCGATGCATCCGTTCCATATCCGCATCACGGCGCACTCGCTCGACGAGTTCACGGAATGGGGGCGTCACGAAGGCGAAGAGTTTCTTTACGTACTGCGCGGCAGCGTTTGTTTGTACTCCGAACTGTATGCGCCCACCCATCTGGAGGCGGGCGACTGCCTCTACTTCGACAGCCGGACCGGCCACGCGGCCGTCTCCACGAGCGAGGAGGATGCCGAAGTGCTCTGGGTCATCGACGAACGCTACGCCCCGCCTGCCGAAACCGCGCCGCGGCTGAAGCCGTCCACGGTCCGCAAACGCCGGTTCCCCGCCGGTTCGGAGTAAATGCGCCTCATGCAAACCATTTCCACCTTTGATGCCGCCGCCACGGCGGAATTGCTCGACTTCGGGGCACTCGTTGACGCATTGCGCCGCGCGGCTCGGGAGCATGAGGCGGGGCAGATCCGGTCGCCGGTACGCACGGCGGTACCGCTCGCCTACGGCGGCGTGCTGCTGTCGATGCCCGCAGCCGCGGCCGATATCGCCATCCACAAGCTTGTGAGTGTCTGCCCTGCGAACGCGCAGCGGGGCATCCCGACCATACACGGCACGGTGACGGTGTGCGACGGTGCGACAGGCACGCCCGAATTCGTTCTGGATGGCCCGACGGTCACGGGCCGGCGTACCGCGGCACTGTCGATGCTCGGCATCGAGTTGCTGCACCTGGCGGCGCCACGCGTCTTTCTGCTGATCGGTACGGGCACGCAGGCACGTTTTCATGCGGAAGCGATCGGGCGGTGCCATCCGGGCTCGGAAATCCTCGTCGCGGGCCGCCAGCCCGGCAGCGCCGAGCGCTTTTGCGATGCGCTGGCAGGCGCCGGCATTGCCGCGCGCGTGGCCGGCAGCGATGCGATCGATCGGGCCGACACGGTCATCACCGTCACCACGAGCAAAACGCCCGTCTATCACGGGCCGGCCAGCTCGAAACGACTGGTCGTGGCGGTCGGGGCGTTCACGCCGGATGCCGCCGAAGTGGACGGCGAAACAGTGCGGGCGAGCCGCATTTTCGTCGACGACCTCGAGGCCGCGCGCGAGGAAGCCGGGGACTTGCTGCAAGCCGGCGTTGACTGGCAGCAGGTGACTTCGCTCGGCCGGGCGCTCGATATGGCCGCGCCGGCAGGCGAACCAGTGCTCATCAAGACGGTCGGCAGCGGCGCATGGGATCTCGCGGCGGCGCGCGTCGCGCGCGAGCGCATCGGCTGAATCGCGTTAATCGATCAACGACCTGCAGTCTATACAAGCCCCAGCCGCTCGCGCATCTCGCGCGTAATGCGCTGCTTCTTGCCGGCGTAGTCGGCCCACGGGTCCGCTTTCAACGCGTCGAGCCGCTCGTGCACGTTTTCGACGGTCCATTGCGCGCCGCCCGTGGTCCGCTCGACCTCGTCCCACCCAAGCGGAACGGAAACGCCCAACCCGGGGCGCGCACGCGGCGAATATGCGACGACCGTACTCGAGCCGCGGTTGTTGCGCAGATAGTCGATGAAAATCCGCCCACGCCGGTTTTGCGCTCCCATCTTCGCGCTGAATCGATCGGGGAGCGTCGACGCCATGTGCTGCGCCGCAGCCTGCGCAAATGCCTTCACCTCGTCCCATCCGGCATGCCGCGAGAGCGGCACGACGACGTGGAGCCCCTTTCCACCGCTCGTCTTGCACCACGATTCGAGGCCCAACTCGGCGAGCAGCGAACGCGTCAGCAACGCGGCCTCGATCATGCGATCCCAGCCGAGCTTCGGATCCGGGTCCAGATCGAAGACGATACGGTCGGGCTTTTCGATGTTCGATGCCACCGCATTCCAGGTATGAAGCTCGACGGTGCCCATCTGCGCGGCGCCGACGAGCGCTTGGGCACTGTCGATCGTCAATACCGGCGCACGCCCCGGGTCGAGCCCGGGATGCTGCGTGATGTGGGGGATCTCGAGGCGGCTCGTCGTGTGTTTCTGGAAGAACAACTCTCCCTCGATACCTTCCGGCGCGCGCACGAGCGCGAGGGGCCGGTCCTTCAAATGCGGCAGCATCCACGACGCGACCGATTCGAAATACCGAGCGAGATCGCCCTTCGTGAAGCCGGTGCTCTTGTCGATGACGCGCTCCGGGTGCGATATGCGCACACCGAGCACCGAGTCGGCTCCATCGCCGGCGGCGTTCTTTGCGTGCGCCCTCCCGCCGCTCTTCGCCGCGCGCCCCTTGCGGGCGACCGTCTGCTCCACCGCTTGCTGGTTCACGTCGTCTCCCGCGTTGTCGTCGACACCATCGGCCTTGCCCGGCGCTTCCTGAGAAATTTCGCCTGCGGGCTTGTCGCGCCGCAAGCTGATGAACGATGCCTGCCGCACGACGCCCTCATTCGTCCATTCGGAAAAATTGCACTCGGCAACAAGCTCCGGCTTCACCCAGTGCACCGGTGTGCGGCTTCGCTCGCCGGGGGCCTGTGCGAACGGCATGTCCTTCGTCTCCCGGGCATCGAGCTCCTTCTTGAGCGCGCGCAACGTCGTGGTGTCGAAGCCCGTACCCACGCGCCCCGCGTAGCGAAGCTTGCCCTTCGCGTCGTACACGCCGAGCAGCAGGGCGCCAAACCCGGAGCGGCTACCCGACGGCTCGCTATAGCCACCAATGACGAATTCCTGCCGGCGCCTGCAGCGGAGCTTGATCCATGCGCCGCTGCGCGCGCTAACGTAGCGACTATCGCTGCGCTTGCCGACGATGCCTTCCAGCGCCATTTCGCAGGCGCTGTGCAGCAGATCGCCCGGATCGAGCGCGAAGTCCTCCGAAAAACGCAGCGTCTCGTCGTCCATACGCTCCATCAGCGCACGCAGCAACGCCCGCCGCTGAACGAGCGGCACCTTGCGCAGGTCGTATCCATTCAAGTACGGCAAGTCGAAGACAAAAAACACGATCTCCTGCGGACGCTTCGCATCGAACGCGTTTTGCAACGCCTGGAAGCTCGGCACGCCATGCTCGTCGAGCACGGTCGCCTCGCCGTCGATCCACGCGCTTTGCACGTCGAGCTTTGCGAATGCCTCCGTCTGCCTGCCGAACTTCGCGGTCCAATCGAGGCCGCTGCGCGTGAAAATCCGCACAGGCACGTCCGCGTCGCGATCGATCCGCGTCAGCATGCGATAGCCGTCGAACTTGATCTCGTACGACCAATCGTCGCCGTGCGGAGGGGCGTCCACCAGCGTCGCGAGTTGCGGCTTCAGCGCGGCCGGTAGCGGTGCCTTGAGCGCTCCCTCGATGGCCGGCTCGTGCGCCAACTCGCGCAGCGATTCGCCGCTGCGCGTGGCGACGATGTCGGGCCGGCGCGACTTCGGCGCCCCCGTATGCGGCGCCTTCGCCGGCACCGCCAGCTTTCCGGCAGCACCGCGCCGCTTGGCGGTCGCCTCGCTGGAAGTGTGGCCCGCGGCCACGGCGCGCTCTTTCGTCTTGCCGTCGCCTTTCGATTTGCCATTGCGCTTCGATTTGCCGTTGCCGAGCACGCTGCCTGGGCGGTCATGCACGACGTCGAACTCGCTCTCGGGCCGCGCTTCGTCGTCGCGCTCCTTGATCAGCAGCCATTGCTCCTTGTCGCCGCTGCCACGCATGCCGCTGCGCACGAGCGCCCAGCCCCCGTGCAGTTTCTCGCCTTCGAGCCGAAACTTGAGCCGCCCGGCCGCATAGGCCTTGCGCGCCTCGTCGGCGCCACCCGCGGGCTCCCACACGCCTCGGTCCCAAACGATAACGGTCCCCGCACCATAATTTCCTTCGGGGATTTCGCCTTCGAACGAGCCGTATTCGATCGGGTGATCCTCCACGTGCACGGCAAGACGCTTGACGGAGGGATCGAGGCTCGGCCCTTTCGGGATCGCCCATGACCTGAGCGTGCCGTCGAGTTCTAGACGAAAGTCGTAATGCAGACGCCGCGCGTGGTGCTCCTGAATGACGTAGGAAAGCCCCACGGCCGCACCGGCCTGCTTCCCGCGGCGCGCGCCCGATGGCTCGGGCGTTTCCTTGAAGCGCCGCATCTTTCGGTAGGTATCGAGATTGCCAGCCATGCTGTGGGATCACCTCGTTCACTCGAATGACGTCGGAGGGTACCGCGCGCCTACGCGGCGTGCTTGCCCTTGCCGCGGCCCAGACTGCGCTTGAGCAGTTCCGACAAGTCGACGACGTCGGCGCTCGCGCGCGTGCGGGCCGGCGCCTTGGCGACTTCGCTGATTTCCCGCGTCTTGCCTTCGCGCACTTTCCGGTCGACGAGTGCCAGAATTTCCTCACGGAAAGTGTCGTGATATTCGGCCGGATTCCATTGCTCGGTCATGTCCTCGATCAACTTCTTCGCCATCTCGATCTCGCGCGGATGCACGCCCGCTTTCTTCGCATCCTCGGGCACCGACAATTCGGCGAACGGGAGCACTTCGCCGGCCCACCGCAGCGTATTGAGCGCGAGCACGGAGCCGGCGGGAATCAGCGCCGCGAGATGCTGCTTGTTGTGCAGCACGACACTGGCGATCCCGATCTTGCCCGTTTCGGCGAGCGCTTCGCGCAATAGCGCATAGGCCTTTTTGCCCTGCCGCTCGGGAACGAGATAGTAGGGTGTATCGAGGAACAGAAACGACACCGTATAAGCCTCGACGAACGAGAGAATGTCGACAGTTTGCGTCGATTCGGGACTTGCCGCGCGGATCTCCTCGTCGGCCAGCAGCACGTAGTGGCCTTTCTCGTACTCGAAGCCGCGTACGATGTTCTCGCGGCGCACCTCCTTGCCCGTCCGCTTGTTGATCTGCTTGTAGCCGATAGGGTCGGCCGTATCCTTGTCGAGCAGATTGAAGCTCGTGCGTTCGGGCCGGGTGGCGGGATGAAGCTGCACCGGCACGTTGACGAGCCCGAAGCTGATGGCTCCTTTCCATATGACGCGTGACATGGCACCTCCCGGATGTCAGGTCCTGTTCACGCAACAGGCGATCGTTAAAAGAAGAGCACGAAACAAGCCGGGGCGCCAGCGTTCATCACCGTACCGGCGGAGAACCAAGCAAAGGCGGGGCTTATCGCCCCGCCCTACGCTTCCATTCCTGTCTTCAGTGTGCAATCGTCATCGGAATACGCCTATGAGCAGCGTGGCGAGGAAGATGACGAGGAAGATGAAGAACAGGATCTTGGCGATTTCCGCTGCGCCGGCTGCGATGCCCGTAAAGCCGAACACAGCGGCAATGAGCGCGACAATGAAAAAAATAACGGCGTATCGAAGCATGACTTCCTCCTGTGGCTAGCCGGCTTGCCGGCGTTTTGAACCGTCGGCACGCCCGCCGCGGCTGATACGATGCGTTGTTCCGCCCGTGTTGCAACGTTCAACACACTCAACCGTTCTGCAATGGGCATGCCCGTGGCATCGGTTGCGCGCCGCTTTGCGAGCAGACGCATGCCATAGACGCACGCCATCCGCGCCGCCGCACCGAACCCCCGGGCCCCAGTGGTGCGCCGGGCCCGCCGCGGGGTTGCCGCCGCGATGCGGGCTGCGGCCCTAGCGGTGCGCGGGGCGCGGCTGCGCCGTCGTCTGTTCGCGGCTGCCGCGCGGCGCGTCGATCGGCTCGATATCCTTCGTCGGATCGAAATCGGCCCAGCGCCCATGCTGCCAACGCCCGTGCGCGCGCTCGATTTCGAGGCTGCCCGCGTCACGCAGCACGGTCGCAGCCAACTGCTGGTTCTCGGGGTTCACGTGCACCGCGACGAGCACACCTGAATCGCGCGACTCGTGGGCAACCGCATGCTCGGGCACTTTGCCGCCGCCACGCGTGTGCGACATCGCACCCGCCAGCGAGCCGACATAGGCGCCCACGCCCGCTGCCGCGATCAAAACGATGAACGGTGCGGAGAAAAGACTGAAGATCGCGACCCCCACCACGGCACCGATCACGGCGCCGATCACCCCGCCCTTGCCCGCTCCCACTGACGCGCGCGAGGCCTGCGGATCGGCGTACTGATCTCCGCCGACGGCAAAGCGCGCGTGCTGGCCGCGCGGATTGACGAAAAAGAGCGTGACGTCTTCCTGCACGAAGCCGGATTCGAACAGGCGGCCTGCTGCCGCCTCGGCTTCATGAAAGGTCGTGAAACGACCGGCAACGATCAACGACATGATGACCTCCCGTTGCACCTGCGCGTATCCTTTGGACTCCTCATGATCGGGCGCGGTTCGACCCGGCCGGATCCGCCATCGTGCGCACCGGCGCACGTCTTTGCGCACGCATCGAGCGCTTTTTCGGCACGTTCAAATGCGTCTTGAGCATATTCAGGCGCATTCACGCGCTCTCGATGCGGAAAAGGCCGCTGCGCAATACCACCGCGGCGCCCCCATTCGCTTCGAGCGCGCGCGTACACACCTCGCGAATGCGGCCCTTGCCGGTTTCATAAGCGCGCAGAATGTCGGCCTCGAGCGGTGGCTGCGCCCCGAAATGGTCCTCCAGCGCTTCCAGCGTCACCGCACAGGCGAGCGGCACACCGTCGACGGCGGCCATGAAGCGCACGACGAGTTGCGCGCCGTCGTACATCGGCGGGTCGTCGGGAAAAGTAACGTCCATGGCTGCCCCCTGCTCATTGCCCGGCATGCGGCGGTTCCCATCGCTCGCGGTGCGCGCAGCGCCGCATCAGCGCGCTTGCGAGTGCTGCGACAGCCGCTCGACGATTTTCCGGTTGAACGCGGGAAGATCGTCAGGTTTTCGGCTCGTGATGAAATTGCCGTCTTCCACCACCTCCTCGTCCACCCAGGTCGCGCCGGCGTTGCGCAGATCGTCTTGCAAGCTGGGCCAGCTCGTCATCGTGTGGCCTTTGACGATCCCCGCCGAGATCGGCAGCCACCCGCCGTGGCAGATGACGGCAACTGGCTTGTGCGCATCATCGAGGGCTCGCACGAACGCCTGTGCCTCGGGCACCGTCCGGATCGCGTCGCCGTTGACGACGCCCCCCGGCAGCACCACCGCATCGTAGTCTTCGGGCTTGACCTGATCGAACGTCGCGTCCACGGTCACCATGCCGCCGCGTTCGACGTGCCGGAAACCCTGGATCTGCCCCGGCTTCTTCGAAATGACGTGCACCGTCGCGCCGGCCTCGGACAGCGCGCGCTTCGGCTCCATCAACTCGGCTTCTTCGAAGCCGTCCATTGCAAGCATCGCAACCTTGCATCCTTGTAGCGCCTTGGCCATGTTTCGGACTCCTCGCAAGTAACGAAGACATTCGGGCAAACACCGGAAAGC is part of the Trinickia caryophylli genome and harbors:
- the ligD gene encoding DNA ligase D translates to MAGNLDTYRKMRRFKETPEPSGARRGKQAGAAVGLSYVIQEHHARRLHYDFRLELDGTLRSWAIPKGPSLDPSVKRLAVHVEDHPIEYGSFEGEIPEGNYGAGTVIVWDRGVWEPAGGADEARKAYAAGRLKFRLEGEKLHGGWALVRSGMRGSGDKEQWLLIKERDDEARPESEFDVVHDRPGSVLGNGKSKRNGKSKGDGKTKERAVAAGHTSSEATAKRRGAAGKLAVPAKAPHTGAPKSRRPDIVATRSGESLRELAHEPAIEGALKAPLPAALKPQLATLVDAPPHGDDWSYEIKFDGYRMLTRIDRDADVPVRIFTRSGLDWTAKFGRQTEAFAKLDVQSAWIDGEATVLDEHGVPSFQALQNAFDAKRPQEIVFFVFDLPYLNGYDLRKVPLVQRRALLRALMERMDDETLRFSEDFALDPGDLLHSACEMALEGIVGKRSDSRYVSARSGAWIKLRCRRRQEFVIGGYSEPSGSRSGFGALLLGVYDAKGKLRYAGRVGTGFDTTTLRALKKELDARETKDMPFAQAPGERSRTPVHWVKPELVAECNFSEWTNEGVVRQASFISLRRDKPAGEISQEAPGKADGVDDNAGDDVNQQAVEQTVARKGRAAKSGGRAHAKNAAGDGADSVLGVRISHPERVIDKSTGFTKGDLARYFESVASWMLPHLKDRPLALVRAPEGIEGELFFQKHTTSRLEIPHITQHPGLDPGRAPVLTIDSAQALVGAAQMGTVELHTWNAVASNIEKPDRIVFDLDPDPKLGWDRMIEAALLTRSLLAELGLESWCKTSGGKGLHVVVPLSRHAGWDEVKAFAQAAAQHMASTLPDRFSAKMGAQNRRGRIFIDYLRNNRGSSTVVAYSPRARPGLGVSVPLGWDEVERTTGGAQWTVENVHERLDALKADPWADYAGKKQRITREMRERLGLV
- a CDS encoding helix-turn-helix domain-containing protein codes for the protein MNTIPLKPVAETSNDLGKRVKAARQQHDYTLDAASRACGVSRSTLSKIENGLMSPTFDVLQKIVHGLRIDLGELFGSTPKPLASGRRALTRKGHGQRHSSGCYEMELLATELAQKAMHPFHIRITAHSLDEFTEWGRHEGEEFLYVLRGSVCLYSELYAPTHLEAGDCLYFDSRTGHAAVSTSEEDAEVLWVIDERYAPPAETAPRLKPSTVRKRRFPAGSE
- a CDS encoding DUF1328 domain-containing protein — protein: MLRYAVIFFIVALIAAVFGFTGIAAGAAEIAKILFFIFLVIFLATLLIGVFR
- the lhpI gene encoding bifunctional Delta(1)-pyrroline-2-carboxylate/Delta(1)-piperideine-2-carboxylate reductase, translating into MQTISTFDAAATAELLDFGALVDALRRAAREHEAGQIRSPVRTAVPLAYGGVLLSMPAAAADIAIHKLVSVCPANAQRGIPTIHGTVTVCDGATGTPEFVLDGPTVTGRRTAALSMLGIELLHLAAPRVFLLIGTGTQARFHAEAIGRCHPGSEILVAGRQPGSAERFCDALAGAGIAARVAGSDAIDRADTVITVTTSKTPVYHGPASSKRLVVAVGAFTPDAAEVDGETVRASRIFVDDLEAAREEAGDLLQAGVDWQQVTSLGRALDMAAPAGEPVLIKTVGSGAWDLAAARVARERIG
- the ku gene encoding non-homologous end joining protein Ku → MSRVIWKGAISFGLVNVPVQLHPATRPERTSFNLLDKDTADPIGYKQINKRTGKEVRRENIVRGFEYEKGHYVLLADEEIRAASPESTQTVDILSFVEAYTVSFLFLDTPYYLVPERQGKKAYALLREALAETGKIGIASVVLHNKQHLAALIPAGSVLALNTLRWAGEVLPFAELSVPEDAKKAGVHPREIEMAKKLIEDMTEQWNPAEYHDTFREEILALVDRKVREGKTREISEVAKAPARTRASADVVDLSELLKRSLGRGKGKHAA
- a CDS encoding DUF1488 family protein, translating into MDVTFPDDPPMYDGAQLVVRFMAAVDGVPLACAVTLEALEDHFGAQPPLEADILRAYETGKGRIREVCTRALEANGGAAVVLRSGLFRIESA
- a CDS encoding type 1 glutamine amidotransferase domain-containing protein, whose protein sequence is MAKALQGCKVAMLAMDGFEEAELMEPKRALSEAGATVHVISKKPGQIQGFRHVERGGMVTVDATFDQVKPEDYDAVVLPGGVVNGDAIRTVPEAQAFVRALDDAHKPVAVICHGGWLPISAGIVKGHTMTSWPSLQDDLRNAGATWVDEEVVEDGNFITSRKPDDLPAFNRKIVERLSQHSQAR